In Aerococcus loyolae, a genomic segment contains:
- a CDS encoding DUF1292 domain-containing protein, translating into MKEHCMAEDLDNLITLYDEEGNERLYKILFSFDSKDLNKSYVLVYPAEEEGEELNIEAYAYEEGEDGEGSLLPIESEEEWDMVEEVFNTFVQDPNLNQ; encoded by the coding sequence ATGAAGGAGCATTGTATGGCTGAAGATTTAGATAATTTAATTACTTTATATGATGAAGAAGGTAATGAGCGTTTATATAAAATTCTCTTTAGTTTCGACTCGAAAGATTTGAATAAATCTTACGTCTTAGTGTACCCAGCCGAAGAGGAGGGCGAAGAATTAAATATTGAAGCCTATGCCTATGAAGAGGGCGAAGACGGAGAAGGTAGCTTATTGCCAATTGAAAGTGAAGAAGAATGGGATATGGTAGAGGAAGTGTTTAACACTTTCGTTCAAGACCCAAACTTAAATCAATAA
- the ruvX gene encoding Holliday junction resolvase RuvX: MRIMGLDVGSKTVGVAISDPFGWTAQGIETIKIDEEAGEFGFSRLRQLIEDYQVEKLVIGLPKNMNNTEGPRAEASRHYGDMAIELFDLPVFYQDERLTTQQSERFLIEAADVSRKKRKKVIDKLAAVLILQNYLDSHSH; this comes from the coding sequence ATGCGCATTATGGGGTTGGATGTGGGTTCTAAAACGGTTGGCGTAGCCATAAGTGACCCTTTTGGCTGGACTGCCCAAGGAATCGAAACCATTAAAATTGACGAAGAGGCAGGGGAGTTCGGGTTTTCACGCTTAAGGCAATTAATTGAAGATTATCAAGTGGAAAAGCTCGTTATTGGATTGCCTAAAAATATGAATAACACTGAAGGCCCTAGAGCTGAGGCATCGCGTCATTATGGCGATATGGCTATTGAATTATTCGACTTACCAGTTTTTTATCAGGATGAACGGTTAACCACCCAGCAATCGGAACGCTTTCTGATTGAGGCGGCAGATGTGAGCCGGAAGAAACGTAAAAAGGTAATCGATAAGTTAGCTGCTGTTCTCATTTTACAGAACTATTTAGATAGTCATTCACATTAG
- a CDS encoding IreB family regulatory phosphoprotein: protein MSGKDETVLFRFDESKEKDVKETLEIVYDALVSKGYNPINQIVGYLLSGDPAYIPRHNQARNLIRYHERDELLEELVKSYMKQSGRE from the coding sequence ATGAGTGGAAAAGATGAAACAGTACTCTTTCGCTTCGATGAAAGTAAAGAAAAAGATGTAAAAGAGACACTTGAAATAGTTTATGACGCCCTAGTAAGCAAGGGCTACAATCCAATCAATCAAATTGTAGGATATCTATTATCTGGCGATCCTGCGTATATCCCACGTCACAATCAAGCTAGAAATCTTATTCGTTACCATGAACGCGATGAGTTATTAGAAGAACTTGTTAAAAGCTATATGAAGCAAAGTGGTCGAGAATAA
- the alaS gene encoding alanine--tRNA ligase yields MKKLTGEEVRQMWMDFWKGKGHDIYPSASLVPDNDPTLLWMNSGVAALKHYLDGSEVPENPRIANAQKCIRTNDIENVGVTARHQTFFEMLGNWSVGDYFKEEVIPWAWEFLTDEKWLGLDPELLYMTYYPDDDVSHGLWQKVTGLSEDHFVSLEDNFWDLGAGPCGPDTEIFFDRGKAYQDLDDDDPEMFPGGENERYLEIWNIVFSEFNHMPDGSYEKLKQHNVDTGMGLERIASVLQETPTNFETDLLFPLIKEVEKLSDGKKYGESKETDTAMKVIADHIRAVSFAVGDNALPSNEGRGYILRRLIRRSVMYGRRLGIQGSFLAKLVPIVADKMEKHYPELKEKEAIIQEVVDREEKRFQETIADGENIIKNKIAELEESGENSLDGQSAFKLYDTYGFPLELTEEYLAEKGFSVDIDGFNQAMEEQKERARAARKDQGGLAVQSTVLGEIDVPSHFTGYEEDVTETKINAIVYQDEISQEAPANSKAYFIAEKTPFYGERGGQVGDSGKLYNLDGELLGYIRDTKHAPNDQNLHYIDTVQPISVGQEVRLEVDSARRRLIRNNHTATHLLHRVLKDVLGEQVNQAGSLLDDHYLRFDFTYFGQVSPEQLEEVERRVNEKIWEQIPVETIFTTVKAAKEHGAIALFGEKYLKLHDEIRVINIDDWSMELCGGTHVKNTGFIGLFKIISESGIGSGVRRIEALTSKAAYEYYEAKLGLLNQVRDDLKVKKAEDVPHRLQQLEGERKSLESEVESLHAKANQMAASQIFDAVKESNGVRYIAEELEHKTMDDLRAISDEWKQNNYSDVLVLATANGDKANMLVAVSADKVKEGLKAGDIIKGLAPYINGGGGGRPELAQAGGKNPAGIPDALKALEEVLNK; encoded by the coding sequence ATGAAGAAATTAACGGGTGAAGAAGTACGTCAAATGTGGATGGATTTTTGGAAGGGTAAGGGACACGATATCTACCCTAGTGCTTCCCTAGTTCCAGACAATGATCCCACTTTACTTTGGATGAACTCTGGGGTTGCTGCCCTAAAACATTACTTAGATGGGTCAGAAGTGCCGGAAAATCCAAGAATTGCTAATGCGCAAAAATGTATTCGGACAAACGATATTGAAAATGTTGGAGTGACCGCTCGCCACCAAACCTTCTTTGAAATGCTTGGTAACTGGTCAGTAGGGGATTACTTTAAGGAAGAAGTTATTCCTTGGGCTTGGGAATTCTTAACTGATGAAAAATGGCTAGGACTGGATCCTGAGCTGCTTTATATGACTTACTATCCTGATGACGATGTCTCTCATGGATTGTGGCAAAAGGTGACAGGTTTATCAGAAGATCACTTTGTTTCTTTAGAAGATAACTTTTGGGATTTAGGTGCCGGTCCTTGTGGTCCTGACACGGAAATTTTCTTTGACCGGGGGAAAGCTTATCAAGATCTTGACGATGATGATCCAGAAATGTTTCCTGGGGGAGAAAATGAACGTTATCTAGAAATTTGGAACATTGTTTTCTCTGAATTTAATCACATGCCTGATGGTAGCTATGAAAAATTAAAACAACATAACGTGGATACTGGGATGGGACTGGAACGAATTGCCTCTGTCCTACAAGAAACCCCAACAAACTTCGAAACCGACCTCTTATTCCCACTGATTAAAGAAGTTGAAAAATTATCTGATGGTAAAAAATATGGGGAAAGCAAGGAAACTGATACCGCAATGAAGGTTATTGCTGACCATATCCGCGCCGTTAGTTTTGCAGTGGGTGACAATGCCTTACCATCAAATGAAGGCCGGGGCTACATTTTACGTCGTTTGATCCGTCGTAGCGTGATGTACGGACGTCGTTTAGGCATCCAAGGGAGTTTCTTAGCTAAATTGGTTCCAATTGTGGCTGACAAGATGGAAAAACATTATCCAGAATTAAAAGAAAAGGAAGCCATTATTCAAGAAGTTGTTGATCGTGAGGAAAAACGCTTCCAAGAAACTATCGCTGACGGTGAAAATATTATTAAAAACAAAATCGCTGAATTGGAAGAATCTGGTGAAAATTCACTCGACGGCCAATCCGCCTTCAAATTATACGATACTTATGGTTTCCCATTAGAACTGACTGAGGAATACCTGGCTGAAAAAGGTTTTTCTGTTGATATTGATGGCTTTAATCAGGCCATGGAAGAACAAAAAGAACGGGCACGTGCGGCTAGAAAAGACCAAGGTGGACTTGCGGTTCAATCAACAGTACTCGGTGAAATTGATGTACCTTCTCACTTTACCGGTTATGAAGAAGATGTTACAGAAACTAAGATCAATGCCATTGTTTACCAAGATGAAATCAGTCAAGAGGCACCAGCGAATAGCAAGGCCTATTTCATTGCTGAAAAAACCCCATTCTACGGTGAACGTGGTGGACAAGTTGGTGACTCAGGTAAGCTTTACAATTTGGATGGCGAATTATTAGGTTATATCCGTGATACTAAACACGCTCCTAATGACCAAAACTTACATTATATTGACACCGTTCAACCGATTAGTGTGGGTCAAGAAGTTCGCTTAGAAGTGGACAGCGCTCGTCGTCGCTTAATCCGTAATAATCACACCGCTACTCACTTATTACACCGGGTCTTAAAAGATGTTTTAGGTGAACAAGTTAACCAAGCGGGCTCCTTACTTGATGACCATTATCTCCGTTTTGACTTCACTTATTTTGGACAAGTAAGTCCAGAACAACTTGAAGAAGTTGAAAGACGAGTTAATGAAAAAATTTGGGAACAAATCCCGGTTGAAACTATCTTTACCACGGTTAAAGCGGCTAAGGAACATGGGGCTATCGCGCTCTTCGGCGAAAAATACCTTAAATTACATGATGAAATCCGCGTGATCAATATTGACGACTGGTCTATGGAACTTTGTGGTGGGACTCACGTTAAGAATACCGGGTTCATTGGTCTCTTTAAGATTATTTCCGAATCAGGGATTGGTTCTGGAGTACGTCGGATTGAAGCCTTGACTTCAAAAGCTGCTTATGAATACTATGAAGCTAAGTTAGGTCTCTTAAACCAAGTTCGCGATGATTTGAAGGTTAAAAAAGCGGAAGATGTACCACACCGTCTCCAACAATTGGAAGGTGAACGTAAGAGCCTAGAATCTGAAGTAGAATCACTCCATGCCAAGGCTAACCAAATGGCTGCTAGTCAAATCTTTGATGCCGTTAAAGAAAGTAATGGGGTTCGTTACATTGCTGAGGAACTCGAACATAAAACCATGGATGACTTGCGGGCAATTAGTGATGAATGGAAACAAAATAACTATTCAGATGTCCTCGTTCTTGCTACAGCTAATGGAGATAAAGCCAATATGTTAGTTGCTGTTTCGGCTGATAAGGTTAAAGAAGGGCTTAAAGCTGGTGACATTATTAAGGGACTCGCTCCTTATATTAATGGTGGCGGGGGTGGCCGTCCTGAACTTGCTCAAGCAGGTGGTAAGAACCCAGCCGGTATTCCTGATGCACTTAAGGCTTTAGAGGAAGTCTTGAATAAATAA
- a CDS encoding formate/nitrite transporter family protein — translation MAYINGKHPEKGILGPLTFDNVEKKTELFDKSFWRYALRSIYATLFLTFGTAIAMMTAQQANLVAPGLGKFTFAFFFAWSLVLIIYMNGELATANMNFLVVGARKKYISWQKAFTILMVCVLFNFIGGLVCAYIFSRTTIFQDLPADHYLFTAVSGKFVKSALTIFIEGILANIIVNSAVVASNRMVNADGRVYAIIFIIFIFAFLGYEHVIANFVSFPLAFFSNGGPVDGMTLANVLKNFVFTFLGNLVGGGFVIGYVYSWLGDKETSYVD, via the coding sequence ATGGCTTATATTAATGGCAAGCACCCTGAGAAAGGAATTCTAGGCCCTTTAACTTTTGATAATGTGGAGAAGAAGACAGAACTTTTTGATAAAAGTTTTTGGCGATACGCGCTAAGGAGTATTTACGCCACTTTATTCTTAACTTTTGGGACAGCAATCGCTATGATGACCGCCCAACAAGCCAACCTAGTAGCTCCAGGCTTAGGTAAATTTACTTTTGCCTTCTTTTTTGCATGGTCATTGGTACTTATTATATATATGAATGGTGAATTAGCGACTGCTAATATGAACTTTTTGGTAGTTGGAGCACGAAAAAAATACATTAGCTGGCAAAAGGCTTTTACGATTTTAATGGTTTGTGTTTTATTCAACTTTATTGGTGGCCTTGTTTGTGCCTATATTTTCTCAAGAACCACGATTTTCCAAGATTTACCTGCTGATCATTATTTATTTACAGCAGTTTCAGGAAAATTTGTTAAATCAGCGCTTACAATTTTTATTGAGGGGATTTTAGCTAATATTATCGTTAATAGTGCCGTGGTTGCTAGCAATCGGATGGTCAACGCTGATGGCCGGGTTTATGCGATTATCTTTATTATTTTTATTTTTGCCTTCTTAGGTTACGAACACGTGATTGCTAACTTTGTTTCCTTCCCATTAGCTTTCTTCTCCAATGGAGGCCCTGTTGACGGGATGACCTTGGCTAATGTACTTAAAAACTTTGTCTTTACTTTCTTAGGTAACCTTGTTGGTGGTGGCTTTGTCATTGGCTATGTTTATTCCTGGTTAGGAGATAAAGAAACTTCCTATGTCGACTAG
- the recD2 gene encoding SF1B family DNA helicase RecD2, with amino-acid sequence MAATEDYFIGEVEATFFSNPDNYYRVMRITVDDTNTLYSEKNIVVTGNFGTIQDGTTYQFFGNLVDHPKYGVQFKVSHYEGIKITSKDGLIKYLSSDEFPGIGKILAERVVNTLGEKTIDLIVNQPERLKEVKGLTKNKQQMLHEKVKANRGNEDTFIQLSEMGFSNHLAGKIYAKYQDEAVELIKENPYFLVKNIQGFGFQKADLLAQRLDFAYDSPLRIQGAITFSLETICYSNGDTYVKKEELFQQVLNLLNKSQVNLQMVDMKQVADSLSDLVDTNEVIATEEGYFLPSLYYAEKGIVKRLKRIKNERTQPKYENDNLANEIEKTEAKLGIQYGPAQRKAIIEALEEKLFILTGGPGTGKTTVLEGIIDIYCRLNNIRLGDYDPSDFPIRLAAPTGRAAKRMSETTGLVATTIHRLIGLTGEEDENSIITSDKETIEGDLLIIDEMSMVDTWLFFQLLEAVPDDMQIILVGDKDQLPSVGPGQVLSDLLRSQTITWRELDEIFRQDANSTITLLAHDIKNGEMPVDLTQNKADRSFFRVDYFHLADFIAAVAKRALDKDYDVKDIQVLAPMYKGQAGIDQINQKLQESLNPNSDGNKRQLSHFNRLFRLGDKVLQLQNHAEMNVFNGDMGEIVAIFYAKETTSQSDEIVVDFDGNEVTYNRSDFNQLTLAYCVSIHKSQGSEFPIVILPLISQYQRMLQRNLLYTAITRAKQSLILCGEVQAFQSAIQTQASQRHTNLYRSLLEEDELLPKLNSQPSEASPSQDQSTRSQGDESGNQQEGTGNSGMDVKVDWLTPALLESGQIDPLIGMDGISPYDF; translated from the coding sequence ATGGCAGCAACGGAAGATTATTTCATCGGCGAGGTTGAAGCTACCTTTTTTTCTAATCCAGATAATTATTATCGGGTGATGCGGATTACGGTTGATGATACCAACACCCTTTACTCCGAGAAAAATATTGTGGTGACAGGAAATTTTGGGACTATCCAGGACGGAACCACTTACCAATTCTTCGGTAACTTGGTTGACCATCCTAAGTACGGGGTACAATTCAAGGTTTCCCATTATGAAGGGATAAAAATTACCAGTAAAGATGGTCTAATTAAATATTTATCCAGCGATGAATTTCCTGGAATTGGGAAAATACTGGCTGAACGTGTGGTCAATACCTTAGGTGAGAAGACCATTGACTTAATTGTAAATCAACCCGAACGTTTGAAAGAAGTTAAGGGCCTGACGAAAAATAAACAGCAAATGCTACATGAGAAAGTAAAGGCTAATCGTGGCAATGAGGATACCTTTATTCAATTATCAGAGATGGGCTTTTCCAACCACTTGGCAGGCAAGATCTATGCTAAATACCAAGATGAAGCGGTTGAATTGATTAAAGAAAATCCCTATTTCTTGGTTAAAAATATTCAAGGTTTTGGTTTTCAAAAGGCTGATTTACTGGCTCAACGGTTAGACTTTGCCTATGACTCGCCTTTACGCATCCAAGGGGCGATTACTTTTTCTTTGGAAACGATTTGTTATAGCAATGGGGACACTTATGTTAAGAAGGAAGAACTATTTCAGCAGGTTCTCAATCTATTAAATAAAAGCCAAGTGAATCTGCAAATGGTTGACATGAAGCAAGTGGCTGATAGCTTGAGCGACTTGGTAGATACCAATGAAGTGATTGCGACTGAAGAGGGTTATTTCCTTCCTAGCCTCTATTATGCAGAGAAGGGGATTGTTAAACGTTTAAAACGTATCAAGAATGAACGAACTCAGCCTAAATATGAGAATGATAATTTGGCTAATGAAATAGAGAAAACCGAAGCAAAATTAGGCATTCAATATGGACCCGCTCAAAGGAAGGCAATTATCGAAGCCCTAGAAGAGAAATTATTTATTCTAACTGGGGGACCGGGTACGGGAAAAACTACGGTTCTAGAAGGAATCATCGATATTTATTGCCGGTTAAATAATATCCGCCTAGGGGATTATGACCCGAGTGATTTCCCTATTCGTTTGGCAGCTCCAACTGGACGTGCTGCCAAGCGGATGAGTGAAACTACTGGCCTAGTGGCAACTACTATTCACCGTTTAATTGGTCTCACCGGTGAAGAAGATGAAAATAGTATCATAACTTCTGATAAGGAAACGATTGAAGGGGACTTACTGATTATTGATGAAATGTCCATGGTAGATACCTGGTTATTCTTTCAGTTATTAGAAGCGGTTCCTGATGATATGCAAATTATCTTGGTAGGGGATAAAGATCAACTGCCCTCAGTCGGTCCAGGACAAGTGCTTTCTGACCTCTTGAGAAGTCAGACAATCACCTGGCGTGAGCTCGACGAAATATTTCGTCAAGATGCCAATTCAACTATCACTTTATTGGCTCATGATATAAAAAATGGGGAAATGCCTGTCGATCTTACCCAAAATAAGGCTGACCGGTCATTTTTCCGGGTAGATTATTTCCACTTAGCTGATTTTATCGCAGCGGTGGCTAAACGAGCTCTCGATAAAGACTACGATGTTAAAGATATTCAAGTTTTGGCCCCCATGTATAAGGGTCAGGCCGGAATCGATCAGATTAACCAGAAATTGCAGGAAAGTTTAAATCCGAATAGTGATGGGAATAAGCGCCAACTTAGCCACTTTAACCGTCTCTTTCGCTTAGGGGATAAGGTCTTGCAGTTGCAAAATCATGCTGAAATGAATGTTTTTAACGGGGATATGGGAGAAATCGTGGCGATATTCTATGCCAAGGAAACGACCAGCCAAAGTGATGAAATTGTGGTTGACTTCGACGGCAATGAGGTCACATATAACCGGTCAGATTTTAACCAGTTAACCTTGGCGTATTGCGTCTCAATTCATAAATCGCAGGGAAGCGAATTTCCTATCGTTATCCTCCCCTTAATCAGCCAATATCAACGCATGCTGCAACGCAATTTGCTCTATACAGCGATCACCAGGGCTAAGCAATCCTTAATTCTCTGTGGTGAAGTCCAAGCCTTCCAATCTGCCATTCAAACCCAGGCCAGCCAACGCCATACTAACCTTTACCGCTCCCTACTTGAAGAAGACGAATTACTTCCTAAACTGAACTCGCAGCCAAGTGAAGCAAGTCCTAGTCAGGATCAAAGTACCAGGTCTCAAGGAGATGAGTCAGGGAACCAGCAAGAGGGTACTGGAAACTCAGGAATGGATGTGAAAGTCGATTGGTTAACCCCTGCCTTACTTGAAAGTGGTCAGATTGATCCTTTAATTGGTATGGATGGCATCAGCCCCTATGATTTTTAA
- the mnmA gene encoding tRNA 2-thiouridine(34) synthase MnmA, translated as MSDKKNKKVVLGMSGGVDSSVSALLLKEQGYDVIGIFMKNWDDTDENGVCTATEDYRDVQAVASQIGIPYYSVNFEKEYWDRVFEYFLDEYRHDRTPNPDVMCNKEIKFKAFLDYALDLGADYVAMGHYARVRTNDQGEVDLLRGVDSNKDQTYFLNQLSQEQLQHALFPIGELEKSEVRKIAEDHNLKTAHKKDSTGVCFIGERDFNAFLSNYLPAKPGLMKTLDGQVMAEHHGLMYYTIGQRKGLGIGGTKVGNNEPWFVIGKNQAKNELYVGQGYHHPLLYADYLLASEVSFTSDHFPREDFTCTAKFRYRQKDIPVKVSFLSDDQLRVDFEEPVRAITPGQSVVFYQDEVCLGGATIDAAYKDGKKLQYQ; from the coding sequence GTGAGTGATAAGAAAAATAAAAAAGTTGTTTTAGGCATGAGTGGGGGAGTTGATTCCAGTGTTTCCGCGCTCTTGCTGAAAGAACAGGGATATGACGTCATTGGTATTTTCATGAAGAATTGGGATGACACTGATGAAAATGGCGTTTGTACAGCAACCGAAGATTACCGGGATGTCCAAGCAGTAGCTAGTCAGATAGGTATTCCTTATTATTCAGTCAACTTTGAAAAAGAATATTGGGATCGCGTCTTCGAATACTTTCTCGATGAATATCGTCATGATCGTACCCCTAATCCTGACGTCATGTGTAATAAAGAAATCAAATTCAAGGCTTTCCTAGACTATGCTTTAGACTTAGGGGCAGACTATGTGGCTATGGGCCACTATGCTCGGGTGAGAACAAATGACCAAGGCGAAGTAGACTTGCTCCGTGGGGTTGATAGTAATAAGGATCAAACCTACTTCTTAAACCAACTGTCACAAGAGCAATTACAACACGCGCTCTTTCCGATTGGCGAATTAGAGAAGTCGGAAGTGCGAAAAATTGCCGAAGATCATAATCTAAAGACGGCCCATAAAAAGGACTCCACCGGGGTCTGTTTTATTGGTGAGCGTGACTTTAATGCCTTCCTTTCCAATTACTTACCAGCTAAACCTGGTCTAATGAAAACCTTAGACGGCCAAGTGATGGCTGAGCACCATGGACTGATGTATTATACCATCGGTCAACGGAAAGGGTTGGGAATTGGAGGAACCAAGGTTGGTAATAATGAACCTTGGTTTGTTATCGGAAAAAACCAGGCTAAAAATGAACTCTATGTCGGCCAAGGTTACCATCATCCCTTGCTTTATGCTGACTACTTATTAGCCAGTGAAGTTTCCTTTACCAGTGACCATTTCCCACGTGAAGACTTTACCTGCACCGCTAAGTTCCGTTACCGGCAAAAAGATATCCCAGTGAAAGTCAGCTTCTTGTCTGATGATCAGTTAAGGGTAGATTTTGAAGAGCCAGTTCGGGCTATTACGCCAGGACAGTCGGTAGTCTTCTACCAAGATGAAGTCTGTTTAGGGGGAGCAACCATTGACGCTGCCTATAAAGACGGGAAAAAGTTACAATACCAATAA